The Oncorhynchus masou masou isolate Uvic2021 chromosome 6, UVic_Omas_1.1, whole genome shotgun sequence genome has a window encoding:
- the zgc:113184 gene encoding uncharacterized protein zgc:113184 has product MEEAYTELYREFLRLRSLCLKQAALLQQLTETLRRQQGEAPVPDGQPSVMAPIPVQCTQGGLGSLPARPETPMVPTHNPAAHHGGIVLSGAFGSLSDLLEGDLGRLRLDFAHPVTERNAVLKAAPLRPLDLPGGNNGEVAPSSVSGDSKQAGRFWVDDTTRQMFRMPSACGSFLDSEFLSQTGGMMLMSEVAMQSQVCDFCNAVFPGYTTTRGDFLRHLHTHIS; this is encoded by the exons ATGGAGGAGGCGTACACAGAGCTGTACAGGGAGTTCCTCCGACTGCGCTCGCTATGTCTGAAGCAGGCTGCTCTACTCCAGCAACtcacagagacactgaggagacAGCAAG GAGAAGCCCCTGTTCCTGATGGACAACCCAGCGTAATGGCACCAATCCCAGTCCAGTGCACCCAGGGTGGCCTGGGGTCTCTCCCTGCACGGCCAGAAACCCCAATGGTACCAACACACAACCCTGCTGCACACCATGGCGGTATAGTCCTATCTGGGGCTTTTGGCTCACTCTCTGATCTCCTGGAGGGGGATTTGGGCAGACTACGGCTGGACTTTGCTCATCCAGTTACAGAAAGGAATGCGGTCCTCAAAGCTGCTCCCCTCAGGCCTCTGGATCTACCTGGGGGTAATAATGGAGAGGTGGCACCCTCCAGTGTCTCTGGGGACTCGAAGCAAGCAGGTCGATTTTGGGTTGATGATACGACCCGACAAATGTTCCGG ATGCCCTCGGCGTGTGGCTCCTTCTTGGACAGTGAGTTCCTGAGCCAGACCGGGGGAATGATGCTGATGTCAGAGGTGGCAATGCAGTCTCAGGTGTGTGACTTCTGCAATGCTGTGTTCCCTGGCTACACCACCACCAGGGGGGACTTCCTgcgccacctccacacacacatcagcTAA
- the LOC135541801 gene encoding LETM1 domain-containing protein 1-like, whose amino-acid sequence MALCKRGVQCCVTTIIRCSYPFQGISSNVSTYTPILAYSRLSVLSCRHYSLSQGRLGIFQRASERYEKFLEHRFPRLYILYTTFVKGFRLMVHDVRETKRIRMKMLTQDVSLKELPYREMETIILFRKDMIKAIPLVIISIPPFAIILVFTLMCLFPRQLLIRHLWTPQQQQDFQRLYHEQRCRHRENILKGVAWSIPHIKEWTLRSHLLTLISKVESGAHPSVKDISAVRGVFSGQPLGLTGMDSGHMRLLCSHLLLNPWLPGFLLRRRLRAKALDLLYLDQALDTLGQGQLTDAEIREACYLRGLNPSRLTTSQCREWLLQWLQLSTQLTESETSLLLHNMVLLSVNYPSS is encoded by the exons ATGGCGCTGTGCAAGAGAGGGGTTCAATGCTGTGTTACAACGATAATAAGATGCAGTTATCCATTTCAAGGGATCTCATCAAACGTGTCGACATACACTCCAATATTAGCCTACTCAAGATTAAG TGTATTATCCTGCAGGCACTACTCGTTATCTCAGGGCAGACTAGGCATATTTCAGAGAGCCAGTGAGAGGTATGAGAAATTCCTTGAACATCGATTCCCCCGCCTCTACATCCTTTATACCACCTTTGTGAAAG GATTTCGGCTCATGGTACACGATGTGAGGGAAACAAAGAGGATAAGGATGAAAATGCTCACTCAAGATGTTTCACTCAAAGAGCTGCCCTACCGTGAGATGGAGACCATCATTCTG TTTCGCAAAGACATGATAAAAGCCATTCCCCTGGTGATAATATCTATCCCGCCTTTTGCCATCATTTTGGTTTTCACTCTTAT GTGCCTGTTCCCTAGGCAGCTCCTGATTCGTCACCTGTGGACTCCGCAGCAGCAGCAGGACTTCCAGAGGTTGTACCACGAGCAGAGATGCCGACACCGTGAGAACATCCTGAAGGGTGTGGCCTGGTCAATACCTCACATCAAAGAGTGGACCCTCCGCAGCCATCTGCTTACTCTTATCAGCAAG GTGGAGAGTGGGGCTCACCCCAGTGTGAAAGACATCAGTGCAGTGAGAGGCGTGTTTTCCGGACAACCACTGGGATTAACAGGCATGGACTCTGGTCACATG AGGCTGCTGTGCTCCCACCTCTTGCTGAACCCCTGGCTCCCTGGGTTCCTGCTCCGGCGACGGCTGAGGGCCAAAGCCCTGGACCTGCTTTACTTGGATCAGGCTCTAGACACACTGGGACAGGGCCAACTCACTGACGCAGAGATTAGAGAG GCCTGCTATCTGCGGGGTCTCAATCCCAGTCGCCTCACCACGAGCCAGTGTCGAGAGTGGCTCCTCCAGTGGCTTCAGCTGTCTACCCAGCTCACAG AATCAGAGACATCTCTTCTGCTGCACAACATGGTCCTGCTCTCAGTCAACTATCCCAGCTCCTGA